The proteins below come from a single Mustela erminea isolate mMusErm1 chromosome 14, mMusErm1.Pri, whole genome shotgun sequence genomic window:
- the ITPRIP gene encoding LOW QUALITY PROTEIN: inositol 1,4,5-trisphosphate receptor-interacting protein (The sequence of the model RefSeq protein was modified relative to this genomic sequence to represent the inferred CDS: deleted 2 bases in 1 codon): MALGLFRVCLVVVTAIINHPLLFPRENATVPESEEEIILKMQAHQEKLQLEQLRLEEEAARLAAEEEALERLAEEGQQQNETRTAWDLWSTLCMILFLVIEVWRQDHQDGPSPECPVGDEDELPGLEGAQLRGLTLPSKAALERFSERCIRGATADAARTREFVEGFVDDLLEALRSLCNRDTDMEVEDFIGVDSMYENWQVDKPLLCHLFVPFVPPEPYHFRPELCCARRPVPLGRQGYGRIEVVRATEDARGCVCGKTTLGEDMLCLLHGRNGPARPGGELETLLCAGGSPYLDTLRVMTWFQTALTRAWHRIAHKYEFDLAFSQLDSPGSLKIRFRSGKFMPFNLIPVIQCEDSDLYFVSHLPREPSGETPASSTDWLLSFAVYERHFLRMTSKALPEGACHLSCLQIASFLLSKQSRLTGPSGLSSYHLKTALLHLLLSRRPADWKASHLDARLHELLRFLEKSLLEKKLCHFFIGNRKAPEGMGLPEAIRRAEPLNLFLPFVLQRSLYRKTVDSFYEMLKNAPVLISEYSLHIPADHQPTPQSCCLVGRTGPGGPGRRAPHGPTPLGAPAGPVPGERRAS, from the exons ATGGCCTTGGGGCTCTTCCGGGTGTGTCTGGTGGTGGTGACAGCCATCATCAACCATCCGCTGCTATTCCCGCGGGAGAACGCCACGGTCCCCGAGAGCGAGGAGGAGATCATCCTCAAGATGCAGGCGCACCAGGAGAAGCTGCAGCTGGAGCAGCTccgcctggaggaggaggcagcccgGCTGGCCGCGGAGGAGGAGGCCCTGGAGCGGCTGGCGGAGGAGGGCCAGCAGCAGAACGAGACCCGCACGGCCTGGGACCTGTGGAGCACCCTCTGCATGATCCTCTTCCTGGTGATCGAGGTGTGGCGGCAGGACCACCAGGACGGGCCTTCTCCGGAGTGCCCAGTCGGGGACGAGGACGAACTGCCCGGCCTGGAGGGCGCCCAGCTGCGGGGCCTCACCCTGCCCAGCAAGGCCGCACTCGAGCGCTTCTCCGAGCGCTGCATTCGGGGCGCCACGGCCGACGCGGCCCGCACGCGGGAGTTCGTGGAAGGCTTCGTGGATGACCTGCTGGAGGCCCTGCGCAGCCTCTGCAACCGGGACACGGACATGGAGGTGGAGGACTTCATCGGCGTGGACAGCATGTACGAGAACTGGCAGGTGGACAAGCCGCTGCTCTGCCACCTCTTTGTGCCCTTCGTGCCGCCTGAGCCCTACCACTTCCGCCCAGAGCTCTGCTGCGCCCGCCGCCCCGTGCCCTTGGGCCGCCAGGGCTACGGCCGGATCGAGGTGGTGCGGGCCACGGAGGATGCGCGGGGCTGCGTCTGCGGCAAGACCACGCTGGGGGAGGACATGCTGTGTCTCCTCCACGGCAGGAACGGCCCGGCGCGGCCCGGCGGCGAGCTGGAGACCCTGCTGTGCGCTGGAGGCTCCCCGTACCTGGACACACTGCGGGTCATGACGTGGTTCCAGACGGCGCTCACCAGAGCCTGGCACCGCATTGCCCACAAGTATGAGTTCGACCTGGCCTTCAGTCAGCTGGACTCCCCGGGCTCCCTCAAGATCAGGTTCCGCTCGGGGAAGTTCATGCCCTTCAACCTGATTCCTGTGATCCAGTGCGAGGACTCGGACCTGTACTTCGTCTCCCACCTTCCCAGGGAGCCGTCCGGGGAGACCCCTGCATCCAGCACCGACTGGCTCCTGTCCTTTGCCGTCTACGAGCGACACTTCCTCCGGATGACCTCGAAGGCGCTGCCCGAGGGGGCCTGCCACCTCAGCTGCTTGCAGATCGCCTCATTCCTGCTGTCCAAGCAGAGCCGCCTGACCGGCCCCAGCGGCCTGAGCAGCTACCACCTGAAGACCGCCTTGTTGCACCTCCTGCTGTCCCGGCGACCGGCCGACTGGAAGGCCAGCCACTTGGACGCTCGCCTGCACGAGCTGCTCCGCTTCCTAGAGAAGAGCCTGCTGGAGAAGAAACTCTGTCACTTCTTCATCGGCAACCGCAAGGCACCCGAGGGCATGGGACTCCCTGAGGCCATTCGCAGGGCCGAGCCTCTCAACCTCTTCCTGCCCTTCGTCCTGCAGCGGAGTCTCTACCGGAAGACGGTGGACTCCTTCTACGAGATGCTCAAGAACGCGCCGGTGCTTATTAGCGAGTACTCCCTCCATATCCCCGCGGACCAT CAGCCTACCCCACAAAGCTGTTGTCTTGTAGGGCGGACAGGACCTGGGGGGCCAGGACGCAGGGCGCCCCATGGGCCCACACCTCTGGGAGCACCTGCAGGCCCCGTCCCAGGAGAACGGCGGGCTTCGTAG